Proteins from a genomic interval of Phenylobacterium sp. LH3H17:
- a CDS encoding GDSL-type esterase/lipase family protein, whose amino-acid sequence MRLIAFGDSMVAGAGDPDHLGWVGRALAGRRAVTLYNLGVRRETSGDIAARWRAEALPRITADEPMRIVFSFGVNDCHLDGSRPRLSQAESLKNAQAVLTGAAELCPVMLVGPPPVVDPGVCARLEGLNDALKALAARLRIPFIDVLRPLMADGLFQAEALAWDGAHPGAGGYQRMADLICIHPAWTRFTLAD is encoded by the coding sequence ATGCGGCTGATCGCCTTCGGGGACTCGATGGTCGCCGGAGCCGGCGATCCCGACCATCTCGGTTGGGTCGGCCGGGCCCTGGCCGGCCGCCGCGCGGTGACCCTCTATAACCTCGGCGTGCGCCGTGAGACGTCCGGCGACATCGCCGCCCGTTGGCGGGCCGAGGCCCTGCCCCGGATCACGGCGGACGAACCCATGCGGATCGTCTTCTCCTTCGGCGTCAACGACTGTCACCTCGACGGCAGCCGGCCGCGGCTATCCCAGGCCGAAAGCCTGAAGAACGCCCAGGCCGTCTTGACCGGCGCGGCCGAGCTTTGCCCCGTCATGCTCGTCGGCCCGCCCCCCGTCGTCGACCCTGGCGTCTGCGCCCGGCTGGAGGGCCTGAACGACGCCCTGAAAGCCCTCGCCGCGCGGCTTAGAATCCCTTTTATCGACGTCCTGCGGCCGCTGATGGCCGACGGCCTGTTCCAGGCCGAGGCCCTGGCCTGGGACGGCGCCCACCCCGGCGCGGGCGGCTATCAGCGCATGGCCGACCTGATCTGCATCCATCCCGCCTGGACCCGCTTCACCCTGGCCGATTAA